The Acidianus manzaensis genome has a window encoding:
- the rrp4 gene encoding exosome complex RNA-binding protein Rrp4 translates to MSNNSNNSKMYYQSRAIVTPGDILAEGNFQIAWSPYIYKQNNKYFSSVIGIFEPKGNVFEVIPLEGSKYFPKIGDTVIGLVEDIELYGWTVDIKAPYSAYLPASTLLGRPANPGEDLRKYIDVGDYVMAKVENFDRTTSPTLSVKGKGLGRLNGGNIIDIMPVKVPRVIGKGRSMLEVLTTETGCEIIVSQNGRIWANCPSKDMEDILFFSIRTIERESHIKGLTDRIKNLINEKKGELNATNSKA, encoded by the coding sequence ATGAGCAATAACTCAAATAACTCAAAAATGTATTACCAGTCAAGAGCAATAGTAACTCCAGGAGATATATTAGCTGAAGGAAATTTTCAAATAGCATGGTCACCATATATATATAAGCAAAATAATAAGTATTTTTCATCAGTTATAGGCATATTTGAACCTAAAGGTAACGTATTTGAAGTAATACCGTTGGAAGGATCTAAATATTTTCCTAAGATAGGTGATACTGTTATAGGTCTTGTAGAAGATATAGAATTATATGGATGGACAGTCGATATAAAAGCTCCTTATTCTGCTTATTTACCAGCTTCTACATTATTGGGAAGGCCAGCTAATCCCGGAGAGGACTTACGAAAATACATAGATGTAGGAGATTATGTTATGGCTAAAGTAGAGAACTTTGATAGAACTACTAGTCCTACTTTGTCAGTAAAAGGAAAAGGATTAGGAAGATTAAATGGAGGGAATATAATAGACATAATGCCAGTTAAAGTACCTCGTGTTATAGGAAAAGGAAGGAGTATGTTAGAAGTTTTAACAACAGAAACCGGATGTGAAATTATAGTAAGTCAAAATGGAAGGATATGGGCTAACTGTCCATCAAAAGATATGGAAGATATTTTATTTTTTTCCATAAGAACAATAGAACGTGAATCTCACATTAAAGGTTTAACTGATAGGATTAAAAATTTAATAAATGAGAAAAAAGGTGAATTAAATGCTACAAATTCAAAAGCCTAA
- the rrp41 gene encoding exosome complex exonuclease Rrp41 encodes MLQIQKPKLILDNGLRLDGRKPDELRPMKMEIGILKNADGSSLVEVGNTKIIAAVYGPKEMHPRHLALPNRAVLRVRYHMTPFSTDERKNPAPSRREIELSKVIREALEGTILVEQFPRTLIDVFMEVIQADAGTRLASLMAASLAVVDAGIPVKDLIAAVAVGKADGIVVLDLNEPEDMWGEADMPVAMLPSLGQINLIQLNGNMTPEEFRKGMELAKKGIDYIYNLEKETIKNKYAEFKEEA; translated from the coding sequence ATGCTACAAATTCAAAAGCCTAAATTAATTTTAGATAATGGATTAAGACTAGATGGTAGAAAGCCAGACGAATTAAGACCTATGAAAATGGAGATTGGTATTTTAAAAAACGCAGACGGCTCATCATTAGTAGAAGTAGGTAATACAAAGATAATAGCAGCAGTATATGGTCCAAAAGAAATGCATCCAAGACACCTTGCATTACCTAATAGAGCAGTTTTAAGAGTTAGATATCATATGACTCCATTTTCTACTGATGAAAGGAAAAATCCAGCCCCTAGCAGAAGAGAGATAGAATTATCTAAAGTAATAAGAGAAGCTTTAGAAGGTACTATATTAGTTGAGCAATTTCCTAGAACATTAATTGACGTATTTATGGAGGTTATTCAAGCTGATGCTGGTACAAGACTAGCATCATTAATGGCTGCATCTTTGGCAGTAGTAGATGCAGGTATTCCGGTAAAAGATTTGATAGCTGCAGTTGCAGTAGGTAAAGCAGATGGTATTGTAGTCTTAGATTTAAATGAACCAGAAGATATGTGGGGAGAAGCTGATATGCCAGTAGCAATGCTCCCGTCATTAGGTCAGATAAATCTAATACAACTAAATGGAAATATGACACCAGAAGAATTCAGAAAAGGAATGGAATTAGCTAAAAAAGGAATAGATTATATATATAATTTAGAAAAAGAGACAATTAAAAATAAATATGCAGAATTTAAGGAGGAGGCATAA
- the rrp42 gene encoding exosome complex protein Rrp42, with product MSITPSNENIIPLIKKESILASLDRGIRLNGRKLNEYRQLSIILDYAKKADGSALVKLGDTGVLAGVKIEAEEPFEDTPNQGNLVVNVELLPLAYETFEPGPPDENSIELSRVVDRSLRDSKSIDLTKLVIEPGKKVWTVWVDIYVLDYGGNILDASTIAAIAALYNARFPKVVKENDEIKIIREEKGDKLPMNYPVVTVSVAKIGNHFVVDPDLDEEGIMDAKISFSYTPDGRIVGMQKSGTGSFTFDEIDQVENLARASSQKILEELKKQLNIQ from the coding sequence ATGTCAATTACCCCATCTAACGAAAATATAATACCTTTGATAAAGAAGGAAAGTATTTTAGCATCATTAGATCGTGGAATTAGGCTAAATGGAAGAAAACTTAACGAGTATAGGCAGTTATCTATAATTTTAGATTATGCTAAAAAGGCAGATGGTTCTGCATTAGTAAAGCTTGGAGATACTGGTGTCTTAGCTGGAGTAAAAATAGAAGCGGAAGAGCCATTTGAAGATACTCCAAATCAAGGAAATCTAGTAGTTAATGTCGAATTATTACCATTGGCATATGAAACATTTGAACCGGGCCCTCCAGATGAGAATTCTATAGAATTATCAAGAGTTGTAGATAGAAGCTTAAGAGATTCTAAGTCAATAGATTTAACTAAATTAGTTATAGAGCCAGGAAAAAAAGTATGGACTGTATGGGTTGATATATATGTTTTAGACTATGGTGGAAACATACTAGACGCTTCTACAATCGCTGCTATAGCAGCACTTTATAATGCAAGATTTCCTAAAGTGGTAAAAGAAAATGATGAAATAAAAATAATTAGAGAAGAGAAAGGAGATAAACTTCCTATGAACTATCCAGTAGTTACAGTCTCAGTAGCGAAAATAGGCAATCATTTTGTTGTAGATCCAGATCTAGATGAAGAAGGTATAATGGACGCCAAGATTTCATTTTCATATACTCCTGATGGAAGAATAGTAGGTATGCAAAAGTCTGGTACTGGTTCATTTACATTTGATGAAATTGATCAGGTCGAGAATCTAGCCAGGGCATCAAGTCAAAAAATATTAGAAGAACTTAAAAAGCAATTAAATATACAATAA
- a CDS encoding 50S ribosomal protein L37ae, whose translation MAKYKVVGIAGRYGARYGATLRKTWKEVMEKRYQDYQCPSCKTVGSVERLASGIWYCKKCGNKWAGFAYTPY comes from the coding sequence ATGGCTAAATACAAAGTTGTTGGAATAGCAGGTAGATATGGAGCACGATATGGAGCTACGTTAAGAAAGACATGGAAAGAAGTTATGGAAAAAAGATATCAAGATTATCAATGTCCATCGTGTAAGACTGTAGGCAGTGTTGAAAGATTAGCATCAGGAATATGGTACTGTAAAAAATGCGGAAATAAATGGGCTGGATTTGCATATACACCATATTGA
- a CDS encoding prefoldin subunit beta — MAEKIPPELQTQIVKLQQLQAQLDRLAYEKSVIDNELREVNKVLEELSTLSADTAIYKIVGNVLVKKDKSTIEKELNDRKEILELRSRTYQKQETLLRNQFEELQKKVNELVQRYYPQSGQSSVPPKA, encoded by the coding sequence ATGGCAGAAAAAATACCTCCAGAACTTCAAACCCAAATAGTAAAGCTACAACAATTACAAGCACAATTAGACAGATTAGCGTATGAAAAAAGCGTTATAGATAACGAGTTAAGAGAAGTGAATAAAGTTTTAGAAGAACTGTCTACATTGTCAGCAGATACAGCCATTTATAAAATAGTAGGAAACGTGCTTGTGAAGAAAGATAAGTCTACGATAGAAAAAGAGTTAAATGATAGAAAAGAAATTCTGGAATTACGATCAAGGACTTATCAAAAACAAGAGACATTATTAAGGAATCAGTTCGAGGAACTACAGAAAAAAGTTAATGAATTAGTGCAAAGGTATTATCCTCAATCAGGACAATCTTCTGTTCCTCCAAAAGCTTAA
- the xpf gene encoding 3'-flap repair endonuclease Xpf → MMARIYVDDREKNSGIPDLLKEFGATVIIQQLSVGDYVIGEDIAIERKSVSDLVHSIFDKRFFDQITRLKSSYKMPILLIEGNLERIREITEKWKAINSALITAIAEYDIKVIYSLNKSDSAYVIFKLSEKYQSNSIKKNRITLHDKPKFENIKDMQLYFIESLPNIGETNAKKLLEKFSTVRNICNASISDLERALGSRKKAEEIYKILNTPYISSADNNEKKSLLDFL, encoded by the coding sequence ATAATGGCAAGAATCTATGTCGATGATAGAGAAAAAAATAGTGGTATACCAGATCTCTTAAAAGAATTCGGTGCAACTGTTATCATTCAACAACTAAGTGTAGGAGACTATGTAATAGGTGAAGATATTGCAATTGAAAGAAAGAGTGTTTCTGATTTAGTTCATTCTATTTTTGATAAAAGATTTTTTGATCAAATAACTAGGCTAAAATCATCATATAAAATGCCTATTTTGCTTATAGAGGGAAATTTAGAAAGAATTCGTGAAATTACAGAAAAATGGAAGGCAATAAATTCTGCTTTAATTACAGCAATAGCTGAATATGATATAAAAGTTATATATTCCTTAAATAAGAGCGATTCTGCATATGTAATTTTTAAACTTTCGGAAAAATATCAATCAAATTCAATAAAGAAGAATAGAATAACTCTTCATGATAAGCCAAAATTTGAGAACATTAAGGATATGCAACTATACTTTATAGAATCTCTTCCTAATATTGGTGAAACTAATGCTAAGAAACTTCTTGAAAAATTTTCTACAGTAAGGAACATATGTAATGCATCAATTTCAGATTTAGAAAGAGCTTTAGGAAGTAGGAAAAAAGCTGAAGAGATTTATAAAATACTAAATACTCCATATATTTCTTCTGCTGATAATAACGAGAAAAAATCACTACTTGACTTCCTATAG
- a CDS encoding elongation factor EF-2, giving the protein MAKYKTTEQVLGLMKDRERVRNIGIIAHVDHGKTTTSDQLLASSGIISPKVAGEALALDYLSVEQQRGITVKSANVSLYHEVEGKGYVINLIDTPGHVDFSGRVTRSLRALDGSIVVVDSVEGVMTQTETVLRQSLEERVRPILFINKVDRLVKELKLGPQEMMQKLLDIIKEVNGLIDMYAEPEYKEKWSINPTAGNVVFGSAKDKWGFSLPIAQKKGINMKNVIDAYTASDKSKIEELASQVPIHEALLDTVIKFIPNPIEAQKYRIPKIWKGDLDNDLAKAMLNADPNGPIVMMITDMKVDPHAGLVATGRVFSGTLRSGEEVWLVNAKTSQKVLQVSIYMGQSRELADEIPAGNIAAALGLDRARAGETLIDVGFKTLQGSFESLHYVSEPVVTIAVEPKNPKDLTKMIDALRKLTIEDPNLVVKINEETGEYLLSGMGFLHLEVSLQLLKDNYGVDVTTSPPIVVYRESIRTKSQVFEGKSPNKHNKFYISVEPLNDKTIELISNGTIREDMDSKEMAKILRDEAEWDYDEAKKIIAVDENVNLFVDMTSGIQHLREIMDTLLQGYRLAMKEGPLAHEPIRGVKVVLHDAVIHEDPAHRGPAQIFPAVRNAIFAGFLSSKPTLLEPLQKLDIRVPLEFIGNVTAVLTRKRGKILNMTQVGNTSRIYAEIPVSESYELASELRGATGGRAFWGTEFSRWAPIPDSLLMDVIMKIRERKGLPKQLPKIEDFLS; this is encoded by the coding sequence TTGGCAAAGTACAAGACAACAGAACAAGTTCTTGGTCTAATGAAAGATAGAGAAAGAGTAAGAAACATAGGTATAATTGCTCATGTAGATCACGGAAAAACTACTACTAGCGACCAATTACTTGCTTCTTCAGGAATTATTTCCCCAAAAGTAGCTGGTGAAGCTTTAGCATTAGACTATCTATCTGTAGAGCAACAAAGAGGTATCACAGTAAAATCAGCAAACGTAAGCTTATACCATGAAGTAGAAGGAAAAGGATACGTAATAAATCTGATTGATACACCAGGACATGTCGACTTTAGTGGTAGAGTAACAAGAAGCCTAAGAGCATTAGACGGTTCAATAGTTGTTGTCGATTCAGTCGAAGGTGTTATGACACAGACAGAGACTGTATTAAGACAAAGCCTAGAAGAAAGAGTAAGACCAATTCTATTTATAAATAAAGTAGATAGATTAGTTAAAGAGCTGAAATTAGGACCACAAGAGATGATGCAGAAGTTATTAGATATAATAAAAGAAGTAAATGGTCTCATAGATATGTATGCAGAGCCTGAATATAAAGAGAAATGGTCGATAAATCCTACTGCAGGTAATGTAGTATTTGGTTCAGCTAAGGATAAATGGGGATTTAGTTTACCTATTGCGCAGAAAAAAGGAATAAACATGAAAAATGTTATAGACGCTTATACAGCTTCAGATAAATCAAAAATCGAAGAATTAGCATCTCAAGTTCCGATTCATGAGGCATTATTAGATACAGTAATAAAATTCATACCAAATCCTATAGAAGCTCAGAAATATAGAATACCTAAGATTTGGAAAGGCGATTTAGATAACGACTTAGCTAAAGCTATGTTAAACGCTGATCCTAACGGACCCATAGTTATGATGATTACTGATATGAAAGTTGATCCACATGCAGGATTAGTTGCTACTGGTAGAGTTTTCTCTGGTACTTTAAGATCTGGAGAAGAAGTATGGTTAGTTAATGCAAAAACGTCTCAGAAAGTATTACAAGTTAGCATATATATGGGACAATCTAGAGAATTAGCAGATGAAATTCCAGCAGGAAATATAGCAGCTGCTTTAGGCTTAGATAGAGCTAGAGCAGGTGAAACTTTAATAGATGTAGGATTCAAAACCTTACAGGGAAGCTTTGAGAGCTTACATTATGTTTCTGAACCAGTAGTAACAATAGCAGTAGAACCTAAAAATCCAAAAGATTTAACTAAAATGATTGATGCCCTAAGAAAATTAACTATAGAAGATCCTAACTTAGTAGTAAAAATAAATGAGGAAACAGGAGAATATTTACTATCAGGTATGGGATTCCTGCATCTAGAAGTTTCATTGCAATTACTTAAGGATAATTATGGAGTAGATGTTACAACATCGCCTCCAATTGTAGTCTATAGAGAAAGTATAAGGACAAAAAGTCAAGTCTTCGAAGGAAAATCGCCAAATAAGCATAATAAATTCTATATTAGTGTTGAACCATTAAACGATAAGACAATAGAGTTAATCAGTAATGGTACAATTAGAGAAGACATGGATTCGAAGGAAATGGCTAAGATATTAAGAGATGAGGCAGAATGGGATTACGATGAGGCAAAGAAAATCATAGCTGTAGATGAGAATGTAAACTTATTTGTAGATATGACTAGTGGAATTCAGCACTTAAGAGAAATAATGGATACTTTACTACAAGGTTATAGATTAGCTATGAAAGAAGGTCCATTAGCACATGAGCCAATACGTGGAGTAAAAGTTGTATTGCATGATGCAGTAATACACGAGGATCCAGCACATAGAGGTCCTGCTCAAATATTTCCAGCAGTTAGAAATGCAATATTTGCTGGATTTTTATCATCTAAGCCTACACTTCTGGAACCATTACAAAAACTAGATATCAGAGTTCCATTAGAGTTCATAGGAAATGTAACTGCAGTACTAACTAGAAAGAGAGGTAAAATATTAAATATGACTCAAGTTGGTAATACGTCAAGAATTTATGCAGAGATTCCAGTGTCAGAATCTTATGAGCTAGCAAGTGAGTTAAGAGGAGCTACTGGTGGTAGAGCTTTCTGGGGAACAGAATTTAGCAGATGGGCTCCAATTCCAGATAGTTTGTTGATGGATGTTATTATGAAAATAAGGGAGAGAAAAGGATTGCCAAAACAATTGCCAAAGATTGAAGATTTCTTATCGTGA
- a CDS encoding HAD family hydrolase, with translation MEEYNIFSDIKVLIFDFDNTLVEFESNSKKALSAVAKDMYDYFNDIGSSPNLEKIQSTLFDISSKLDSEGIYDRNKWWEESLSLLGLKASKDQLYEWTSLYWSIASTNPPYRDSIELLEYLKEKKYRIVILTNSDGEGGNKKQRIEKSSLSKYFDAIIIAGENGIKPKPSLQAFVLACEQFNESPSSCLMVGDDPVKDCLGAKKAGLKSVLIDRDGKIKFAELYADYVVRNLTELEEFF, from the coding sequence ATGGAAGAATATAATATATTTTCAGATATTAAGGTACTAATTTTTGATTTTGATAATACTTTAGTGGAGTTTGAATCAAACTCTAAGAAGGCATTATCTGCTGTAGCAAAAGATATGTATGATTATTTTAATGATATTGGGTCTTCTCCAAATTTAGAAAAAATACAATCTACACTGTTTGATATTTCAAGCAAATTAGATAGTGAAGGCATATACGATAGAAACAAATGGTGGGAAGAATCACTATCATTATTAGGTTTAAAAGCTAGTAAAGATCAGCTCTATGAATGGACTTCATTATATTGGTCTATTGCATCTACAAATCCTCCATATAGAGATTCAATAGAATTATTAGAGTATTTAAAGGAGAAAAAATATAGAATTGTAATATTAACAAATAGTGATGGAGAAGGAGGAAATAAAAAACAGAGGATAGAAAAATCATCTTTATCTAAATACTTTGATGCTATAATTATTGCAGGAGAAAATGGAATAAAGCCTAAACCTAGCTTGCAAGCATTTGTATTAGCTTGCGAGCAATTTAATGAATCACCATCTTCTTGTTTGATGGTTGGAGATGATCCAGTAAAGGATTGTTTAGGAGCAAAAAAGGCTGGATTAAAATCAGTATTAATAGATAGAGATGGGAAAATTAAATTTGCTGAACTATATGCAGATTATGTAGTAAGAAATTTAACTGAATTAGAGGAATTTTTTTGA
- a CDS encoding M28 family peptidase produces the protein MVSRIVMILNRIKELADYGEIIAGDKKERKIVSKIKSFFNYYDEINIIPIPVLNYSESHEIYSKDIIDCEYLPYSPSADLEVDIVKDFKECNENKAILINLNHIYEINKYYFLSNKYNCSAVIFATDKKSKFVIKNTPYLNLFPTSPPKIPAIIISSKELSKIDNKIVIKSKVNIRESIGYILEVILNSKSDKKIFVTSHHDHFFNGEHDNLLSVSLLPEIKSEKYELHLISFTAEEMGALGYTSFSWSYGSRYFINNYLKKLDNIILNINLDNIDPENPLIKATPGISNIVNNLSIRHKSNIEIYSDGYSFIKSGVPSLTIEGHDKDYHTVDDIVGTSEEKYISNIVDNINKIISSEILIDYNEMKEEIKNTAKKLPIGLKSILINVIDNLDYETYKNLLKLYGGILDLEKPFIITSLFHKLIGLHDVKSQVYLEGKPAIEISSDKEEYVNEMKKIFENEYINIIYDISKKFL, from the coding sequence ATGGTATCTAGAATAGTAATGATACTCAATAGGATAAAAGAGTTAGCTGATTATGGTGAAATAATTGCTGGAGATAAGAAGGAAAGAAAAATTGTTTCTAAAATAAAGAGTTTTTTTAATTATTATGATGAAATAAATATAATTCCAATTCCAGTCCTAAATTATTCAGAGAGCCATGAAATTTACTCAAAAGATATAATAGATTGCGAATACTTACCTTATTCTCCAAGTGCAGACCTAGAAGTAGATATAGTAAAAGATTTTAAAGAGTGTAATGAAAATAAAGCAATACTAATCAATTTGAATCATATTTACGAAATAAATAAATACTATTTCCTTAGTAACAAATATAATTGTAGTGCAGTAATTTTTGCTACTGATAAAAAAAGTAAATTCGTAATAAAAAACACACCTTATTTAAACTTATTTCCCACTTCACCTCCTAAAATTCCAGCAATAATAATTTCTAGCAAGGAATTAAGCAAAATAGATAATAAAATTGTAATAAAATCTAAAGTTAACATAAGAGAAAGTATTGGATATATTTTAGAGGTAATATTAAATTCTAAGAGCGATAAAAAAATTTTTGTTACATCCCATCACGATCATTTCTTCAATGGAGAACATGATAATCTTTTATCAGTATCTTTACTACCAGAAATAAAATCTGAGAAATACGAATTACATCTCATTAGTTTTACTGCAGAAGAAATGGGAGCATTAGGATATACGTCATTTTCATGGAGCTATGGTTCAAGATACTTTATAAATAATTATTTAAAAAAATTAGATAATATAATATTAAATATAAATTTAGATAATATAGATCCAGAAAATCCTTTAATCAAAGCCACTCCAGGTATTTCAAACATAGTTAACAATCTCTCCATTAGACATAAAAGTAACATAGAAATATACAGTGATGGGTATTCATTCATTAAAAGTGGTGTTCCTTCTTTAACGATAGAAGGGCATGATAAAGATTATCATACTGTAGATGATATAGTTGGCACATCTGAAGAAAAATATATTTCTAATATAGTAGATAATATAAATAAAATAATCTCATCAGAGATACTAATAGATTACAATGAAATGAAAGAGGAAATTAAAAATACAGCTAAAAAATTACCAATAGGACTAAAAAGCATATTAATCAATGTTATAGACAACCTAGATTATGAAACTTACAAAAATCTATTAAAACTATATGGAGGTATATTAGATCTTGAGAAACCATTTATAATAACTTCACTATTTCATAAATTAATTGGTCTACATGATGTAAAAAGTCAAGTATATCTAGAAGGTAAACCAGCTATTGAGATTTCATCAGATAAAGAAGAATATGTTAATGAAATGAAAAAAATATTCGAAAATGAATATATTAATATTATATATGATATATCAAAAAAATTCCTCTAA
- a CDS encoding DUF447 domain-containing protein, translating to MNNLEVIKSIFPHDGIYETILGTNGDKGYNLSPIGIIVNNYQITSKIYKNTITYYNILRYPYCSINILNDPKIFYYLLFNRKIDYDVKNGLPKIGDNVLFGSCEVIEDNASFILLEIKIFDYDVSPTIKEAFSRGDSLFIDMLVHITRLDILPKNEVEELIKIISYEMRTIKKISPNLGNILDEIKDYINSKGFKLE from the coding sequence ATGAATAATTTGGAAGTAATAAAAAGCATTTTTCCACATGATGGAATCTATGAAACTATATTAGGCACTAATGGCGATAAGGGTTATAATTTATCTCCTATTGGAATTATAGTAAATAATTATCAAATTACTTCAAAAATATATAAAAACACTATTACCTATTATAATATTCTGAGATATCCATATTGTTCCATTAATATTCTGAATGATCCTAAAATCTTCTATTATTTATTATTTAATAGAAAAATTGATTATGATGTGAAAAACGGTTTACCCAAAATAGGAGATAATGTATTGTTTGGGTCTTGTGAAGTTATAGAGGATAATGCATCGTTCATCTTACTTGAAATAAAAATATTTGACTATGATGTAAGCCCAACAATAAAAGAGGCATTTAGTCGTGGAGATTCATTATTTATAGATATGTTAGTTCATATAACTAGGTTAGATATACTGCCTAAAAATGAGGTAGAAGAGTTAATTAAAATAATATCTTATGAAATGAGAACAATTAAAAAAATCTCTCCTAATTTAGGTAACATCTTAGACGAAATTAAAGACTATATAAACTCTAAAGGTTTTAAGCTAGAGTAA
- a CDS encoding isocitrate/isopropylmalate dehydrogenase family protein, with protein MYRIALIPGDGVGPELTYKSKKIISKLVEIYKLDIQINEVEAGDIAVSKYGDPLPKDTLKTIDKSDIILKGPVGESAMDVVVRLRQMYDMYANIRPAKSLPNVPNKYGNVDILIVRENTEDLYKGYEYYVSEDSTVGMKIITKKASERIAKVGLKYAKQRKNKVTCVHKANVMRITDGLFAKTCREILKNNVEYNEMYVDAAAANLVRNPLMFDVIVTTNVYGDILSDEAAQIAGSLGLAPSANIGDNKALFEPVHGAAFDIAGKDIVNPTAFLLSVSMMFDHLYSLSNDKKYKDASKSLSDAIYRVYEEGKTLTPDIGGSSKLSEIIDNIYGKIQ; from the coding sequence ATGTATAGAATTGCTTTAATACCTGGCGATGGGGTAGGACCAGAATTAACATATAAGTCTAAGAAAATTATATCAAAGTTAGTAGAGATATATAAACTTGATATTCAAATTAATGAAGTAGAAGCTGGAGATATTGCTGTAAGTAAATATGGCGATCCTTTACCTAAAGATACTTTAAAAACAATAGATAAATCAGATATAATTTTAAAAGGTCCAGTAGGAGAGAGCGCAATGGATGTTGTAGTACGATTAAGACAGATGTATGATATGTATGCTAATATAAGACCAGCAAAATCATTACCTAATGTTCCAAATAAATATGGAAATGTAGATATATTAATAGTAAGAGAAAATACAGAAGATCTGTACAAAGGATATGAATATTATGTATCGGAAGATTCTACAGTAGGAATGAAAATAATAACTAAGAAAGCCTCTGAAAGAATTGCAAAAGTAGGTTTAAAATATGCTAAACAACGTAAAAACAAAGTTACTTGTGTACACAAAGCTAATGTAATGAGAATTACGGATGGATTGTTTGCTAAAACTTGTAGAGAAATACTAAAAAATAACGTAGAATATAATGAAATGTATGTTGATGCTGCTGCAGCAAATTTAGTTAGGAACCCATTAATGTTCGATGTTATAGTAACTACAAATGTTTATGGAGATATTTTAAGTGACGAAGCAGCACAAATAGCAGGAAGTTTAGGCTTGGCACCATCAGCTAATATAGGTGATAATAAGGCATTATTTGAACCAGTACATGGAGCAGCTTTTGATATAGCAGGTAAAGATATAGTAAATCCTACTGCATTTTTACTTTCTGTTTCTATGATGTTTGACCATTTATACAGTTTATCTAATGACAAAAAATACAAGGATGCATCAAAGTCATTATCAGATGCAATATATAGAGTTTATGAAGAAGGTAAAACTTTAACTCCTGATATAGGTGGTTCATCTAAATTAAGTGAAATAATTGATAACATATATGGCAAGATACAATAG